Proteins from one Rosa chinensis cultivar Old Blush chromosome 7, RchiOBHm-V2, whole genome shotgun sequence genomic window:
- the LOC112176638 gene encoding L-type lectin-domain containing receptor kinase IV.1 — protein MFFKLVIILVVIVVAAAEDISFIYNGFESGVDIWQDGPRGGVMVDGLLRIRQRASHTFYAKPVTFKNDSSSGSEVFSFSTTFVFAIRSEYKTLSGHGLAFVISPTLGRPGALPSQYLGLFNASNNGNMSNHVFAVELDTIQSAEFNDINENHVGIDINGLDSVKSATAGYYVKDGRYPRKLSLISGNPMKVWVEYDGTRKQINVTLAPINVGKKPRIPLLSLKYDLSPVLNKIMYVGFSASTGSIKTFHYILGWSFRMNGQAQELVPSQLPKLPSIGDKKVSKLLTFGVPVMAVSLVLLAICLVVFVMRRKKYAELLEDWELEYGPQRFKYEELYKATKGFGKEVLLGVGGFGEVYRGILPTSKIEIAVKRVSHKSRQGIKEFVAEIVSLGRLRHRNLVQLLGYCRRNGELLLVYDYMPNGSLEKYLYNQPKITLNWSRRFRVIKGVASGLFYLHEEWEQVVIHRDVKASNVLLDQELNGRLGDFGLARLCAHGTDHQTTHVAGTLGYLAPEHARTGRATTSTDVFAFGAFLLEVACGRRPIETQGPEEDIILADRVFLCWNKGNILEARDQNLGNDFVVEEVELVLKLALLCSRSPPVARPSMRQVMQYLDGDIALPELSLLRLSSSGSAFAQVEGSEDVEMAYKCSYVPESTLLSGGR, from the exons GAGTCATACCTTCTACGCCAAGCCAGTAACCTTCAAAAATGACTCATCATCCGGTTCAGAAGTTTTCTCCTTCTCTACCACTTTCGTCTTCGCTATCAGATCAGAATACAAAACTCTCAGCGGCCATGGACTCGCCTTTGTTATCTCTCCAACTCTAGGACGTCCCGGAGCTCTTCCAAGCCAGTACTTGGGCCTTTTCAATGCCTCCAACAATGGGAATATGAGCAATCATGTTTTTGCTGTGGAGCTGGACACGATTCAGAGCGCTGAGTTCAATGACATCAATGAAAATCATGTTGGGATCGACATCAATGGATTGGACTCTGTAAAGTCAGCAACAGCAGGATACTACGTTAAGGACGGAAGGTACCCAAGGAAATTGAGCCTCATCAGTGGTAATCCAATGAAAGTTTGGGTCGAATATGATGGTACCCGGAAGCAAATTAATGTTACTTTGGCTCCGATTAATGTTGGTAAGAAACCCCGAATTCCACTCTTGTCTTTAAAATATGACCTTTCCCCAGTTCTTAACAAAATTATGTATGTTGGCTTCTCCGCATCCACCGGCTCAATTAAAACATTCCATTATATTTTGGGCTGGAGCTTTAGGATGAATGGCCAAGCTCAAGAACTTGTTCCTTCACAGCTTCCCAAATTGCCTAGTATAGGAGACAAGAAAGTGTCTAAACTTCTGACCTTTGGTGTGCCTGTGATGGCTGTGAGTTTAGTTTTGCTAGCGATTTGTCTTGTGGTTTTTGTCATGAGAAGGAAGAAGTACGCAGAACTACTTGAAGATTGGGAGCTCGAGTATGGGCCTCAAAGGTTTAAATACGAAGAATTGTATAAAGCCACTAAAGGGTTTGGAAAGGAAGTGCTCTTGGGTGTTGGGGGATTTGGTGAGGTCTATAGAGGTATCTTACCCACCTCTAAGATTGAGATCGCTGTGAAGAGGGTTTCGCATAAATCAAGACAGGGAATAAAGGAATTTGTAGCCGAAATTGTTAGCCTTGGCCGGCTTCGTCACCGGAATTTAGTACAACTCTTGGGCTATTGCAG GCGAAATGGTGAACTACTTTTGGTTTATGACTACATGCCTAATGGTAGCTTGGAAAAGTACCTCTATAACCAACCGAAGATTACTCTAAACTGGAGTCGGAGGTTTAGAGTCATCAAAGGTGTGGCTTCAGGGTTGTTTTATCTTCATGAAGAGTGGGAACAAGTAGTAATTCACAGAGATGTGAAGGCTAGCAATGTGCTACTAGACCAGGAATTGAATGGAAGACTAGGAGATTTTGGACTTGCAAGATTATGTGCCCATGGGACAGACCATCAAACTACTCATGTAGCTGGCACACTTGGGTATTTAGCCCCGGAGCATGCAAGAACTGGTCGGGCCACCACGAGCACAGACGTGTTTGCTTTCGGGGCATTTTTGCTCGAAGTTGCCTGTGGAAGAAGGCCAATAGAGACACAAGGACCAGAGGAGGATATCATTTTGGCTGATCGGGTTTTCTTGTGTTGGAATAAAGGTAATATTCTAGAGGCAAGAGATCAAAACTTGGGTAACGATTTTGTAGTTGAGGAAGTGGAATTGGTGCTGAAGCTTGCGTTGTTGTGCTCTCGTTCACCGCCTGTAGCTAGGCCAAGCATGCGACAAGTGATGCAGTATTTGGACGGTGATATTGCTCTCCCGGAGTTGTCACTTCTTCGGCTCTCTTCAAGTGGTTCAGCATTTGCGCAAGTTGAAGGTTCTGAGGATGTTGAAATGGCATATAAGTGTTCATACGTTCCAGAGTCGACCCTCCTCTCAGGTGGTCGCTGA
- the LOC112176640 gene encoding 11-beta-hydroxysteroid dehydrogenase A — protein sequence MLGLIHTFLNLSAPPFTFFSLLLLLPPLYLFKFFTSLLSTIFSESVAGKVVLITGASSGIGEHLAYEYARRGARLALVGRRENALREVVDRAAQCGSPEVIMIGADVSKAEDCKRLVDETINHVGRLDHLVNNAGITTCSMLEDVTNITNFRSVMDTNFWGSVYTTHFAAPHLRNNKGRIVVLSSVNAWFPVPRMSIYNKTPSSFAENSRLP from the exons ATGTTGGGTCTTATACACACCTTCCTGAACCTCTCAGCTCCCCCATTCACCTTCTTCTCCCTCTTGCTTCTTCTACCGCCGCTTTATCTCTTCAAGTTCTTCACCTCTCTCTTGAGCACCATCTTCAGCGAAAGTGTCGCCGGCAAGGTCGTCCTCATCACCGGTGCCTCCTCCGGTATCGGCGAG CACTTGGCTTACGAGTATGCAAGGAGAGGGGCACGATTGGCCCTAGTTGGCAGGAGAGAAAACGCGCTAAGGGAAGTCGTTGATCGAGCAGCTCAGTGTGGCTCTCCAGAGGTCATTATGATTGGGGCTGATGTTTCAAAGGCTGAGGACTGCAAGAGACTTGTTGATGAAACTATCAACCACGTCGGAAGgt TGGACCATCTGGTGAATAATGCTGGGATCACTACTTGTAGCATGTTGGAAGATGTCACCAATATCACAAATTTCAGATCCGTAATG GATACAAACTTCTGGGGATCCGTCTATACCACTCATTTTGCAGCTCCACACCTCAGAAACAACAAAGGTAGAATCGTGGTGCTTTCTTCCGTTAATGCATGGTTTCCTGTGCCAAGAATGAGCATATACAATAAAACCCCTTCTTCTTTTGCTGAAAACTCCAGATTGCCATAA